A genomic segment from Streptomyces longhuiensis encodes:
- a CDS encoding DUF6233 domain-containing protein: MNDSSTPTRLDMLRFLERVQVGDLDRTRRWIAAEERRETERQRGAQAQAPAPDWLIEMGLGGRDPVYVHVGGCHMAGKRSRGVERDQALRAVTEGVDACPHCRPDTELGILE; encoded by the coding sequence ATGAACGACTCCAGCACTCCGACACGCCTCGACATGCTGCGCTTCCTCGAGCGTGTGCAGGTCGGAGACCTGGACCGCACTCGCCGCTGGATCGCCGCCGAGGAACGCCGCGAGACAGAGCGCCAACGTGGCGCGCAGGCCCAGGCGCCGGCCCCGGACTGGCTGATCGAGATGGGCCTGGGCGGGCGTGACCCCGTCTACGTCCACGTCGGCGGCTGCCACATGGCAGGCAAACGATCTCGCGGCGTGGAGCGGGACCAGGCGTTGCGGGCCGTGACCGAGGGCGTCGACGCCTGCCCCCACTGCCGTCCCGACACCGAGCTCGGCATTCTGGAGTAG